A section of the Mycolicibacterium anyangense genome encodes:
- a CDS encoding PTS transporter subunit EIIC, with the protein MSEAAKKAGAQQKSALRIPGFAQLQRLGKSLMLPIAVLPAAGILLRLGQDDLLGRIKAPVIGPFFQAMSAAGGALFTNLPLLFAVGVAIGFARKADGSTALSAAVGYLVMQAVFKTMSPFVLAGQLDKAGDQAQINYSVFGGIVIGLLTAWLFDRYHTITLPSYLGFFGGRRFVPIVVSLTALVVAFAMSYFYPIFDAGLTGLGKFIGGAGALGAFVYGFANRMLIPLGLHHILNSYVWFIYGSYPTADGKVVTGELTRFAAGDPSAGLLTSGFYPILMFGLPAAALAMIHVANKKQRKVAFGILSAAALTAFLTGVTEPLEFAFMFVAFPLYIVHAVLTGLSLAIAYLLDIHLGFSFSAGLIDLLLYGTAPAAKNIPLLIVMGLVFFVVYYLLFRFAITKWNMRTPGREPQTEFDAEEQANLGDGTDSVTAVSAGTSVATAPAPAATRAEQLIAAFGGRENLRSVDACITRLRMEVDDPAKVDQDRLRALGAAGVIEVGNSVQAVFGTQAEVLKNEINDAL; encoded by the coding sequence ATGAGTGAGGCAGCCAAAAAGGCAGGGGCACAACAGAAGTCAGCATTGCGGATCCCCGGCTTCGCACAGCTGCAGCGGCTCGGTAAGAGCTTGATGCTGCCGATCGCCGTCCTGCCGGCCGCGGGCATCCTGCTGCGGCTGGGCCAGGACGACCTGCTGGGCCGCATCAAGGCGCCGGTGATCGGGCCGTTCTTCCAGGCGATGAGCGCGGCGGGCGGGGCGTTGTTCACCAACCTGCCGTTGCTGTTCGCGGTCGGTGTGGCCATCGGCTTCGCCCGCAAGGCCGACGGCTCCACCGCACTGTCGGCTGCGGTCGGCTACCTGGTGATGCAGGCGGTGTTCAAGACGATGTCGCCGTTCGTGCTCGCCGGACAACTCGACAAGGCCGGAGATCAGGCCCAGATCAATTACAGCGTGTTCGGTGGCATCGTGATCGGCCTGTTGACCGCGTGGTTGTTCGACCGCTACCACACCATCACGCTCCCGTCGTACCTCGGCTTCTTCGGGGGCCGGCGGTTCGTGCCCATCGTCGTCTCGCTGACCGCACTGGTGGTGGCGTTCGCGATGAGCTACTTCTATCCGATCTTCGACGCCGGGCTGACCGGGCTCGGCAAGTTCATCGGTGGTGCGGGTGCGCTGGGCGCGTTCGTCTACGGCTTTGCCAACCGGATGCTGATTCCCCTTGGCCTGCACCACATTCTGAACTCCTACGTCTGGTTCATCTACGGCAGCTATCCCACTGCGGACGGCAAGGTGGTGACCGGTGAGCTGACCCGCTTCGCGGCCGGCGACCCCAGCGCGGGGCTGCTCACCTCGGGCTTCTACCCGATCCTGATGTTCGGTCTGCCGGCCGCCGCGCTGGCGATGATCCACGTCGCGAACAAGAAACAACGCAAGGTGGCGTTCGGCATCCTGTCGGCTGCGGCGTTGACCGCGTTCCTCACCGGTGTCACCGAACCGCTCGAATTCGCCTTCATGTTCGTCGCGTTCCCGCTCTACATCGTGCATGCCGTGCTCACCGGACTGTCGCTGGCGATCGCCTACCTGCTCGACATCCACCTCGGATTCTCGTTCTCCGCGGGCTTGATCGACCTTCTGCTCTACGGCACCGCGCCGGCAGCCAAGAACATTCCGCTGTTGATCGTGATGGGCTTGGTGTTCTTCGTCGTCTACTACCTGTTGTTCCGGTTCGCGATCACGAAGTGGAACATGCGCACCCCGGGCCGGGAACCGCAGACCGAGTTCGACGCCGAGGAACAGGCCAACCTCGGCGACGGCACCGATTCCGTCACGGCGGTCTCCGCCGGTACGTCGGTGGCCACCGCGCCTGCGCCCGCGGCGACCCGAGCCGAGCAGTTGATCGCCGCATTCGGCGGCCGGGAGAACCTGCGCAGTGTGGACGCCTGCATCACCCGGCTGCGGATGGAGGTCGACGACCCGGCCAAGGTGGATCAGGATCGATTGCGCGCCCTGGGTGCGGCCGGCGTCATCGAGGTGGGAAACAGTGTGCAGGCCGTCTTCGGAACCCAGGCCGAGGTGCTCAAGAACGAGATCAACGATGCGCTGTAG
- a CDS encoding DUF732 domain-containing protein codes for MGASSLEIVAVTAGVVVAATIWPAQAHADPTNLTGVLSTVGVGNGGPITALIEQIGQQVCPLLVKPGGNLVSGATQASGHGGLASQITGFVAEQAIQSQCPAAMTQLANGNFGPLLQLLNTANQASGTLNTLGGTGVPSIALPQVVQPVPPAA; via the coding sequence ATGGGCGCTTCCAGTCTCGAGATAGTCGCTGTCACCGCCGGGGTCGTGGTCGCCGCCACGATCTGGCCGGCTCAGGCCCACGCCGACCCGACCAACCTCACCGGTGTGCTGAGCACCGTCGGTGTGGGAAACGGTGGGCCGATAACCGCGTTAATCGAACAGATCGGTCAACAGGTGTGCCCGCTTCTGGTGAAGCCGGGGGGCAACCTGGTGTCGGGCGCCACGCAGGCCAGCGGCCACGGTGGGCTCGCGTCCCAGATCACCGGATTCGTCGCGGAGCAGGCCATCCAGTCCCAATGCCCCGCCGCCATGACGCAGCTGGCCAACGGGAACTTCGGGCCGCTCCTGCAACTGCTGAACACCGCCAACCAGGCCTCGGGCACGCTCAACACGCTCGGCGGGACGGGCGTGCCGTCGATCGCACTGCCGCAGGTCGTCCAGCCCGTGCCTCCGGCTGCCTGA